The Sphingomonas sp. So64.6b genome includes a region encoding these proteins:
- a CDS encoding efflux RND transporter periplasmic adaptor subunit has protein sequence MMDSQGWVRGVGSGLLLLLVSACSGAKPPAGPPPTNVTVAVPLQRDVVDWDEYVGRFEAVQDVELRPRVSGTIDRVLFTDGQNVGQGQALFTIDPRPYRAALGQAQAAAAKAAASLANARSEQARAQKLLEVQAISKEEFETKQAAVRTSAADLAAAQASVSNALLNLGFTTVRSPISGRVSDRRVSSGNFATEGQTVLTRVVSTNPIWFSFEGAESFYLKYLRQDRTGERGSSRNTANPVQIQLADESGYRWHGRMDFLDNAIDQNSGTIRAHAVIANPDGFLTPGMFGRARLLGSGTYKAMLVPDEAITTDQTRKLVYVVGKDGKATARPVETGPQVEGLRVVKKGLAATDRVVIEGLTTLQPGAIVKANLIKMQPRAANTAPTSQPDTAPPPSEATAR, from the coding sequence ATGATGGATAGCCAGGGCTGGGTGCGCGGCGTGGGAAGCGGTCTGCTACTGCTGCTGGTTTCCGCTTGCTCGGGCGCGAAGCCGCCTGCGGGGCCGCCGCCGACGAACGTCACTGTGGCCGTGCCCTTGCAGCGCGACGTCGTCGATTGGGACGAATATGTCGGCCGGTTCGAGGCGGTTCAGGACGTCGAGCTGCGCCCGCGCGTTTCGGGTACGATCGATCGCGTATTGTTCACCGACGGTCAGAATGTCGGTCAGGGCCAGGCGTTGTTCACGATCGATCCGCGCCCCTATCGTGCCGCGCTCGGCCAGGCTCAGGCGGCTGCGGCCAAAGCTGCCGCATCGCTCGCCAATGCCCGTTCGGAGCAAGCGCGCGCGCAGAAACTGCTCGAGGTCCAGGCGATCTCGAAGGAGGAGTTCGAGACCAAGCAAGCGGCTGTGCGTACGTCCGCCGCGGATCTCGCCGCGGCGCAGGCGTCGGTCAGCAACGCGTTGCTCAATCTCGGTTTCACCACCGTACGCTCGCCGATCTCGGGTCGGGTTTCCGATCGCCGCGTGTCGAGCGGCAATTTCGCGACCGAGGGGCAGACCGTGCTGACTCGCGTGGTATCGACCAACCCGATCTGGTTCTCGTTCGAGGGTGCGGAAAGCTTCTATCTCAAATATCTGCGCCAGGATCGCACCGGGGAACGCGGCTCGTCTCGCAATACGGCGAATCCGGTCCAGATCCAGCTCGCCGACGAAAGCGGGTATCGCTGGCACGGCAGGATGGACTTTCTCGACAATGCGATCGACCAGAATTCCGGCACGATCCGCGCCCATGCGGTGATTGCCAACCCCGATGGTTTCCTGACCCCGGGCATGTTCGGTCGCGCGCGCTTGCTCGGCTCCGGCACCTATAAGGCGATGCTGGTCCCCGATGAGGCGATCACCACCGATCAGACGCGCAAGCTGGTCTATGTGGTCGGCAAGGACGGTAAGGCGACGGCGCGGCCGGTCGAGACCGGGCCGCAGGTCGAAGGATTGCGCGTCGTTAAAAAGGGGCTCGCCGCGACGGACCGGGTGGTGATCGAGGGGCTGACGACGCTGCAGCCCGGGGCCATAGTCAAGGCGAATCTGATCAAGATGCAGCCGCGTGCCGCCAACACCGCGCCGACATCGCAACCGGATACGGCGCCGCCGCCGTCCGAAGCCACGGCGCGCTG
- a CDS encoding ABC transporter ATP-binding protein produces the protein MASPWRSAAAFAGAFTGYARWRGWLAAGLVGTGALLEGVSVLLLIPILSVVVSPRNGDPWRIRIGEALTATGATTPVAQLALLLAAFVSVALIRACLLYARDLTLAKLQTGFVEQQRNQVLATLAAAPWSRIVALRHSRITNLLGTEMQRLGGSAQFMIQGTVAIVLLIVQGALAIWLAPGFATAVILLLLVGGVFVLTSHGRSRDLGSDVVKHSQALMGSATGLLGGLKAAAAQNGQHRFVGEFETIQTQLRGRQLSFQRRQARARAGFAIGSSIAGATVVLTGVAANVSPAVLIALVLIFARMSGPAQQIQGAAQNFFFGLPSFEAIRQLEMDLGRSDAPVPVPIAPPAGPVELRSAVFLHPGGGGVREASLTIAPGSFVGVSGPSGAGKTTLIDMLIGLLVPQSGAVIVGGVVLDDARRAGWRETLAYVPQDGFLFHDTVRRNLDWGDPAIDDAAIARALELAGAQELIARLELGLETVIGERGAMLSGGERQRIALARALLRNPRLLVLDEAANAIDADGEAALLARLATLEPRPTIVMISHRAESMALCDRVVRVELGQVTA, from the coding sequence ATGGCCAGCCCGTGGCGATCGGCGGCGGCTTTCGCCGGCGCCTTTACCGGTTATGCACGGTGGCGCGGCTGGCTCGCCGCTGGGCTGGTCGGCACCGGCGCACTGCTCGAAGGCGTCAGCGTCTTGTTGCTGATCCCAATCCTCAGCGTCGTCGTCTCACCGCGCAACGGTGATCCCTGGCGGATCAGGATCGGCGAAGCGCTGACCGCGACGGGCGCAACCACGCCTGTGGCACAACTGGCGCTGTTGCTCGCCGCGTTCGTCAGTGTCGCGCTGATCCGCGCCTGCCTTCTTTATGCACGCGACCTGACCCTGGCCAAATTGCAGACGGGTTTTGTCGAACAGCAGCGTAACCAAGTGCTGGCCACGCTCGCCGCCGCGCCCTGGAGCCGAATCGTCGCGCTGCGTCATTCGCGCATCACCAACCTGCTCGGGACCGAGATGCAGCGGCTCGGCGGCAGCGCGCAGTTCATGATTCAGGGGACCGTCGCGATCGTCCTGCTGATCGTCCAAGGCGCTCTCGCGATCTGGCTCGCACCCGGCTTCGCCACCGCCGTCATCCTGCTGCTGCTGGTCGGCGGTGTGTTCGTGCTGACATCACACGGCCGCTCGCGCGATCTTGGCAGTGATGTCGTAAAGCACAGTCAGGCCCTGATGGGCAGCGCGACGGGACTGCTCGGCGGATTAAAGGCAGCAGCGGCGCAGAATGGCCAGCACCGGTTCGTTGGCGAGTTCGAGACGATCCAGACTCAGTTGCGCGGCCGGCAATTGAGTTTCCAGCGGCGCCAGGCGCGCGCGCGCGCCGGCTTCGCGATCGGGTCGTCGATCGCCGGCGCAACGGTGGTGCTGACCGGGGTCGCCGCCAATGTGTCGCCGGCGGTATTGATCGCGCTGGTGCTGATCTTCGCGCGGATGAGCGGACCCGCCCAACAGATCCAGGGCGCTGCGCAGAATTTCTTTTTCGGCCTGCCGAGCTTCGAGGCGATCCGACAGTTGGAAATGGATCTGGGCCGCAGCGACGCCCCCGTTCCGGTGCCGATCGCACCGCCGGCTGGACCGGTCGAACTGCGCTCCGCGGTGTTTCTCCACCCGGGCGGCGGTGGCGTGCGCGAGGCGAGTCTGACGATCGCGCCGGGAAGCTTTGTCGGTGTCAGTGGTCCGTCGGGTGCCGGCAAGACGACGCTAATCGATATGCTGATCGGGCTGCTCGTGCCGCAATCCGGCGCGGTGATCGTCGGTGGCGTGGTGCTCGACGATGCCCGGCGCGCGGGCTGGCGCGAGACCCTGGCCTATGTCCCGCAGGACGGCTTCCTGTTCCACGACACGGTGCGTCGCAACCTCGATTGGGGCGATCCGGCGATCGACGACGCAGCGATCGCACGCGCGCTGGAACTGGCCGGAGCGCAAGAACTGATCGCGCGGCTGGAACTCGGGCTGGAAACTGTGATCGGCGAGCGTGGCGCGATGCTGTCGGGCGGCGAACGCCAGCGCATTGCGCTCGCCCGAGCGCTGCTTCGCAATCCTCGGCTGCTGGTGCTCGACGAGGCGGCCAACGCGATCGACGCCGATGGCGAAGCGGCGTTGCTTGCGCGGCTCGCGACGCTCGAACCGCGCCCGACGATCGTGATGATCTCGCACCGCGCGGAGAGCATGGCGCTATGCGACCGCGTGGTCCGGGTGGAACTGGGGCAGGTCACTGCTTAG